Below is a window of Electrophorus electricus isolate fEleEle1 chromosome 1, fEleEle1.pri, whole genome shotgun sequence DNA.
CAGCGCAGCACCGCCTGGCTGATATCTACGTCGGGATCGATGTGTTCGCACGAGGGGAGGTGGTTGGAGGGAAGTTTGAAACCAACAAGGTGAGGGGGACGCTTCAGTCCCCAGGGGTCCTCTGGAACGGTGAAGCGGTCGGATTTGGAAGCCTGATTTTTTTAGGCACTGTTTCTCCTTCACTGTGTTTTTGCCACGCTAGTGAACAGAGGAATCTGGTTCTGCTATGTGGTGTAAACCTGctgctttctctccctgctATCTCAGGCTCTGGAACTGGTGCGTAAGTATAACCTCTCCGCGGCTATCTTCGCCCCTGGCTGGGTGTATGAGTGTCTGGACACGGCGGATTTCCACCAAAACCAGGACAAGTAGGTCCACCAGAATAGTGCATTCACATTATGATCTGATTATGTGAGTaatgttcttacacacacacacaccccctccataCCATGGCGTGGTCCTGTCGTTGTGTTTGTGCATCCAGGTTTTGGGCTCGGCTGTCAGACTACCTCTATGTCCACCAGCTTGTGTCCCCTCTGCCCTTCGTCTCCTCTTTCTGTCAGGGCTTTGGCCGGAGTCTCTACTGGAAAGGGCGGGTATGTCCACGCGCCTGACCCTTCCACCTGCTGGCCCCTGCTGGTGGTTCTGGGCTACAACTCGTTTGTTCTTCTCTGAACTTTGcgctgactttgactttgaaatgaaatgtgtaAGGCTCTGTCACAAATACAAGTCACCACAGTCCCCGCGCCAAAAAGGAACACTGCTTCTATTAGCCAATCAGCAGACTTCTCCTCAGGAAGTCTCCTTTTGGTTATTTTGCACGCAGTGCACAGAAGGGTAGACTAAGCCTTAGTGTACATGTCTGTTGAGGGAGGCGCTTTGGTGAAAGGgagtgaaaagaaaaggtgGGACTCATTTGGACTGCTGCCGTCTGCAGCTTCTTATGTCTGTGTTCGTGCGTACAGGTGGAACATGACGGAAGCTGGTTCAATCTAAATGCCCAGGAGATCCAACCCATGTACGCCGAGACCAACCTGGAGGGCGGGGGCAGGCTGAAGAGCCGTTGCTGCTCTGCAGAGGCTTGGTCTGGGGGGAGCTCTCTGCTGCTGGAGGGCCATATCCCGTGCTCACTGGCCAAAGCCTGTGCACGGTAAACAACCCTGTCCTTCTCTGGCTTTACCTTGCTGGGTTCTGCATGCACAAGaccacacacatctcccttCACGACTCCTGCTGCAGGATATTTTCTCTGCACGTGCCGCTGGCGGCGAAGACGCTGGTCTCTTTCGTCTACAAGCCGTCGGCAGGGCTGAATGTGTCCCTGGAGCTCCGGACGATAGACGCCTCGCTGTGCTCAGCTCCTGATGCTCCCTGTGAGTTCTCAGTGACCTTGTGCAGGGCACCAAGGAGCGTGTGAACCTTGAACTTCTCCTGGCACATGTATTCTCCAGGATACATATGTATACCTTTTAAAAGAGTGTTctcgttctcacacacacacacatacacacagataatggTATAGGTGTTGACCCAGTAACATCATGTTTGCTGTAGTTTGATTACTTTCTGTGATGGGTTTCTTTAAGGTGTGTTTTGGGGTTatctcaatgtgtgtgtgtgtttgtttagacaGTAGTGTATTTCCAGCTGCGTTGAGTGAGGATAATGACCTGGTGAAGCAGTTCACTCAGAACTGTGGCCGGACGAGTGACAACGGTTGGATGAGCAGGTGAGAGACAGTGATGGGTCTGACTGGTCTAACTGATTATGATGACTAACTGATTATGCTTTTAACCAACAacttaaaaatgatttaaaagacAGTACATGCCTAATGATGATAGAACATTACAGAATTTTTATTCAATCCAGATTagaatttagaaaaaaaaaaagtagcagcAGAATTTGGAATCTGTCTGGATAACATctgccaaaaataaaatgtcatttcttgtgccgccgtgtgtgtgcgtgcgcgcgcgtgtgtgcgtcgCATGCACGTAGATGCTTTCATCTGGAGCTGAGCGGCTGTGCACTCAgggaggtgtatgtgtgtgtagctgcagaCGACGCAGGTCATGACCTGGACTTCAGCTGCAGGATTGGAGAGATAATGGTAAATGCTGCTTCCTGTGCTTAATTACTCATATGTAACTATTTTGAGAAGCTTATTCTAAAGGGCTTTCAAATGCATGTTTGCTCAGGTCTTGGATGTTGAGAGTCTGTTCACGCCGCCAGTTTCTGTGCAGAGCGTCTGCCTGTACGACGTAGTTTGGAAGCAGAGGGAGGGCGGTGACGAGGGTAGCCCTCCGAAGGTCCGGCTCAACACCACGCTGTGTTGGTGCTACCCGACTGGGCTCGCCCGCCATTTCTGTGTCCACTGGCGCCTCAGGCAGGACCCTGGGGAGCCGCCCAGCCCACTGGTTCTGATTGGCCGGGCCTACTCCACCCTGTACCGGgtggtggagctggaggtgcCTTTCGCCCCTGGCCTGATAGAGCTGCTGGTAGAGCCGGTGACCAGGGAGGGTTTTTAGTGTGTTGCAGACTCACTGGGGGGAGATGCCCACTCAGCTACACCCACAGCGCTGCTGATACAgttcacagttcacacacatagagcacctTTATCTCTCTGACACGCACTTATTATTAGTTACAATTATATAGCACTTATTCATACCCAATAACACTTTACAACAGTCTGCTTTTAattatcccacacacacacacacacacacacacacacacacacacacaccagttagaagcagcagccagtcaCACACAGTTGTATACTCTCTGCAAGAAACCATGGGCCCGTGGGAGACTGCAGTGGAcacagagaaggggagagaggatggagtaccatccatcactgggagagaggacaacactcaggacagagcaccatccttcactgggagagaggacaacactcaggacagagcaccatccatcactgggagagaggacaacactcaggacagagcaccatccttCACTGGGCATGTGGACagtcattcacactcacaccaggACACGTTAGAGTAACCAATTGACCCAACCACCATggtggactgtgggaggaaatcatgcagacagaaggagaacatggaaacttcATGtgaacccaagaccctagcaATGAGTGGTAAACATGCTACCCAACAAGCCACTGTGCTGCCtggagtatctctctctctctctctctctctcctctctctctctctcctcttctctctcctctctctctctctctctctctctctctctctctctctctctctctctctctctctctctctctctctctctctctctctctctctctctctctctcacacacacagagcacctaTATctcacacacgttcacacacttGGAGCACCTATATCACTTACATGTTCTGCTTATTTCTCCAACTGAAAATAAGTTCCACCTTAGGGAATACTTTCAGCCCTACCCCCAGAACGGTCAGTTTTGCCTTGAACTGGAGACCCTGGAGCCGCAACGTGTAGGTGTCACGCTATTAAGAGTATTAACTGTCATGTTTTCTGACTTGACCTGGAGCCTTTAAGAATCTCTTGCGTCTCCAAACCGTGTTTTTTAATTGCAAGGGTTTTTCAAATT
It encodes the following:
- the engase gene encoding cytosolic endo-beta-N-acetylglucosaminidase isoform X1 — its product is MMDGVSAVEKDRAAGVDKKRKIADSSGDSDEKIGETQTDSERCLGQFKKMKSGHQVINYERSLLSAQHYDPNTTEPISSSLKTLAELLSWQLSEASPFNVATVPVSSRRLPLASNPRRTLVCHDMKGGYLEDRFIQGTTVEDPYVFYHWEYIDIFNYFSHNLVTIPPAVWTTAAHKHGVLSMGTFITEWNDGEKVCELFLATEETYRAVADKLVQIAHCYGFDGWLINIENPLRGVAVRNMELFLCYLTKQMHKQMHKQMHKQMHNSLVIWYDSVLDDGSLKWQNELNDRNRVFFNACDGIFTNYNWTESSLQVMTSDPAAQHRLADIYVGIDVFARGEVVGGKFETNKALELVRKYNLSAAIFAPGWVYECLDTADFHQNQDKFWARLSDYLYVHQLVSPLPFVSSFCQGFGRSLYWKGRVEHDGSWFNLNAQEIQPMYAETNLEGGGRLKSRCCSAEAWSGGSSLLLEGHIPCSLAKACARIFSLHVPLAAKTLVSFVYKPSAGLNVSLELRTIDASLCSAPDAPYSSVFPAALSEDNDLVKQFTQNCGRTSDNGWMSRCFHLELSGCALREVYVCVAADDAGHDLDFSCRIGEIMVLDVESLFTPPVSVQSVCLYDVVWKQREGGDEGSPPKVRLNTTLCWCYPTGLARHFCVHWRLRQDPGEPPSPLVLIGRAYSTLYRVVELEVPFAPGLIELLVEPVTREGF
- the engase gene encoding cytosolic endo-beta-N-acetylglucosaminidase isoform X2; the encoded protein is MKSGHQVINYERSLLSAQHYDPNTTEPISSSLKTLAELLSWQLSEASPFNVATVPVSSRRLPLASNPRRTLVCHDMKGGYLEDRFIQGTTVEDPYVFYHWEYIDIFNYFSHNLVTIPPAVWTTAAHKHGVLSMGTFITEWNDGEKVCELFLATEETYRAVADKLVQIAHCYGFDGWLINIENPLRGVAVRNMELFLCYLTKQMHKQMHKQMHKQMHNSLVIWYDSVLDDGSLKWQNELNDRNRVFFNACDGIFTNYNWTESSLQVMTSDPAAQHRLADIYVGIDVFARGEVVGGKFETNKALELVRKYNLSAAIFAPGWVYECLDTADFHQNQDKFWARLSDYLYVHQLVSPLPFVSSFCQGFGRSLYWKGRVEHDGSWFNLNAQEIQPMYAETNLEGGGRLKSRCCSAEAWSGGSSLLLEGHIPCSLAKACARIFSLHVPLAAKTLVSFVYKPSAGLNVSLELRTIDASLCSAPDAPYSSVFPAALSEDNDLVKQFTQNCGRTSDNGWMSRCFHLELSGCALREVYVCVAADDAGHDLDFSCRIGEIMVLDVESLFTPPVSVQSVCLYDVVWKQREGGDEGSPPKVRLNTTLCWCYPTGLARHFCVHWRLRQDPGEPPSPLVLIGRAYSTLYRVVELEVPFAPGLIELLVEPVTREGF